A single window of Archangium gephyra DNA harbors:
- a CDS encoding CHRD domain-containing protein, with amino-acid sequence MHIRDTKRWMMLGVLGAGLLALAGCGSKSYVATTQLSGANEATPVTTSATGIATATLDGKKLTITGTFSGLQSNLQVATGTGSSAHVHQGAQGTSGPPILDLTITSTDQRNGSYTGTKDLSDDEQEAFKDGLLYINVHTVNNPGGEIRGQFIPTEED; translated from the coding sequence ATGCACATACGTGACACGAAGCGCTGGATGATGCTGGGAGTGCTGGGAGCCGGGCTGCTGGCGCTCGCCGGCTGCGGGTCGAAGTCCTATGTGGCCACCACCCAGCTCTCGGGCGCCAACGAGGCCACCCCCGTGACGACCAGCGCCACGGGAATCGCCACCGCCACGCTCGACGGGAAGAAGCTCACCATCACCGGCACCTTCAGCGGCCTGCAGAGCAACCTGCAGGTGGCCACCGGCACCGGGAGCTCGGCCCACGTCCACCAGGGCGCCCAGGGGACGAGCGGTCCCCCCATCCTCGACCTCACCATCACCTCCACCGATCAGCGCAATGGCAGCTACACCGGCACCAAGGACCTCTCCGACGACGAGCAGGAGGCCTTCAAGGACGGGCTCCTCTACATAAACGTCCACACCGTCAACAACCCGGGCGGTGAGATTCGCGGCCAGTTCATCCCCACCGAAGAGGACTGA
- a CDS encoding AMIN-like domain-containing (lipo)protein — protein sequence MKVLGRWMPTLGLAACLTAAACKKEEAPPTPPPAAEPTPSAAQPPDAGPVTDTDAGTTTTPPGSQAAQQEDPKNREWTAGLVDVKRSGFAPVTLREARTARNEGFDRLVLQFDGDQLPGYHIEYVDKPVIKCGSGDPTEVAGQGWLQVRVQPAQAHEGTQVTVAERERKPALPVLQELEMTCDFEGEVTWVLGVKSPHKYRVMELREPTRLVVDVQH from the coding sequence ATGAAGGTGCTTGGACGCTGGATGCCGACGCTGGGACTCGCCGCCTGCCTCACCGCCGCGGCCTGCAAGAAGGAAGAGGCCCCCCCGACCCCGCCTCCCGCCGCGGAGCCCACCCCGTCCGCCGCCCAGCCCCCCGATGCGGGCCCCGTGACGGACACCGATGCCGGGACCACCACCACCCCGCCGGGCTCGCAGGCCGCGCAGCAGGAGGACCCCAAGAACCGCGAGTGGACCGCCGGCCTCGTGGACGTGAAGCGCTCCGGCTTCGCCCCCGTGACGCTGCGCGAGGCACGCACCGCCCGCAACGAGGGCTTCGACCGGCTCGTGCTCCAGTTCGACGGCGACCAGCTGCCCGGCTACCACATCGAGTACGTCGACAAGCCCGTCATCAAGTGCGGCTCGGGCGATCCCACCGAGGTCGCCGGCCAGGGCTGGCTGCAGGTCCGCGTCCAGCCCGCCCAGGCACACGAGGGCACCCAGGTCACCGTGGCCGAGCGCGAGCGCAAGCCCGCCCTGCCTGTCCTCCAGGAGCTGGAGATGACGTGTGACTTCGAGGGCGAGGTCACCTGGGTGCTCGGCGTGAAGAGCCCCCACAAGTACCGGGTGATGGAGCTGCGCGAGCCCACCCGCCTCGTGGTGGACGTGCAGCACTGA
- a CDS encoding pyridoxal phosphate-dependent aminotransferase, translating to MALDLSPLLGARRDDTVGTMVRGLIGSEILRIAGEIRELVTQGKQVCNLTVGDFSPREFPIPASLGDAISTALKAGETNYPPSDGVLTLRQAVIRFYERALGLKYPLESVLIAGGARPVIYAIFRAVVDAGETVIYPVPSWNNNHYSYMVGAKAVEVVTSPEHGFMPTVAQLAPHLPEARLLCLCSPLNPTGTMISAEALRDIGQRVVEENRKRETQGRKPLIVMYDQIYWTLTFGQAKHVTPLELVPELAPYTVFVDGISKAFAATGVRVGWAVGPPSIISRMKDVLGHVGAWAPKAEQVAVARFLDDVPAVASYLETMKRRVDERLVALHQGFSAMKAAGLPVRSIEPQGAIYLSVQFDLMGKAGLKTNDDIRKLLLDKAGFALVPFQAFGLKADTGWFRLSVGAVSMEEIKAALPRVEAVLREVVGK from the coding sequence ATGGCTCTCGACCTCTCCCCCCTGCTTGGCGCTCGACGGGACGACACCGTTGGTACGATGGTGCGTGGCCTGATTGGCAGCGAAATCCTCCGCATCGCGGGGGAGATCCGCGAACTGGTGACCCAGGGGAAACAGGTGTGCAATCTCACCGTGGGGGACTTCAGCCCTCGCGAGTTCCCCATTCCCGCCTCGCTGGGTGACGCCATCAGCACGGCCTTGAAGGCGGGCGAGACGAACTATCCGCCCTCGGATGGTGTGCTGACGCTGCGGCAGGCGGTGATTCGCTTCTACGAGCGGGCGCTGGGCCTGAAGTATCCGCTGGAGAGCGTGCTCATCGCCGGAGGCGCGCGGCCGGTCATCTACGCCATCTTCCGGGCGGTGGTGGACGCGGGCGAGACGGTCATCTACCCGGTGCCCTCGTGGAACAACAACCACTACTCGTACATGGTGGGGGCCAAGGCCGTGGAGGTGGTGACGAGCCCCGAGCACGGCTTCATGCCCACGGTGGCTCAACTCGCGCCGCACCTGCCCGAGGCGCGGCTGCTCTGCCTGTGCAGCCCGCTCAACCCCACGGGCACGATGATCTCCGCCGAGGCGCTGCGGGACATCGGCCAGCGGGTGGTGGAGGAGAACCGCAAGCGCGAGACGCAGGGGCGCAAGCCGCTCATCGTGATGTACGACCAGATTTATTGGACGCTGACGTTCGGTCAGGCGAAGCACGTGACGCCGCTGGAGCTGGTGCCGGAGCTGGCGCCGTACACGGTGTTCGTGGATGGCATCTCGAAGGCGTTCGCGGCCACGGGGGTGCGCGTGGGCTGGGCGGTGGGGCCGCCGTCCATCATCTCGCGGATGAAGGACGTGCTGGGGCACGTGGGAGCGTGGGCGCCCAAGGCCGAGCAGGTGGCGGTGGCGCGGTTCCTGGATGATGTGCCCGCGGTGGCGAGCTACCTGGAGACGATGAAGCGCCGGGTGGACGAGCGGCTGGTGGCGCTGCACCAGGGCTTCTCGGCGATGAAGGCGGCGGGTCTGCCGGTGCGCTCCATCGAGCCGCAGGGCGCCATCTACCTGTCGGTGCAGTTCGACCTGATGGGCAAGGCGGGGCTGAAGACGAATGACGACATCCGCAAGCTGCTGTTGGACAAGGCGGGCTTCGCGCTGGTGCCCTTCCAGGCCTTCGGGTTGAAGGCGGACACGGGCTGGTTCCGCCTGTCGGTGGGCGCCGTGTCGATGGAGGAGATCAAGGCGGCGCTGCCGAGGGTGGAAGCGGTGCTGCGCGAGGTGGTGGGCAAGTAG
- a CDS encoding NTP/NDP exchange transporter, which yields MLKKFVNVKDEEVGSVLLSFIYFFTLMCGYAILKPLRDEMATAGGVKNVAWVFTATFGVMLVAVPAFSALVSRWPRQRVIPLVYRFFLVNLLGFFVVLTVGGVAREQVARVFFVWVSVYNLFVVSIFWSFMADLFVSEQGRRLFGFIAAGGTVGMLVGPFLVKHLAEPLGATNLMLLTAVLLEVSAQCVRRLSHRGVIVRPREAAAEAPVGGGIFDGFRLLFSSPLLLGLGLQILLYAATSTFLYNQQAHIVASVASGTDARTAAFANIDFWVQALTLVLQMVVAGRLMARFGLGLVMAVAPLVTAIGSLWLAVVPSMLVLIAFKSLRGATHYSLERPAREVLFTSVDREAKYKSKGFIDTVVYRGSDSVSSWLYTGLDKLGMGTSALSLATIPLAGLWLAVSLWLARLARHPRPAAAPAATPALASPVDAAR from the coding sequence ATGCTCAAGAAATTCGTGAACGTGAAGGACGAGGAGGTGGGCTCGGTCCTGCTCTCCTTCATCTACTTCTTCACGCTGATGTGCGGCTACGCCATCCTCAAGCCGCTGCGGGACGAGATGGCGACGGCGGGGGGCGTGAAGAACGTGGCGTGGGTCTTCACCGCGACGTTCGGGGTGATGCTGGTGGCGGTGCCGGCGTTCTCGGCGCTGGTGTCACGCTGGCCGAGGCAGCGGGTCATCCCGCTCGTCTACCGCTTCTTCCTGGTCAACCTGCTGGGCTTCTTCGTGGTGCTGACGGTGGGCGGGGTGGCGCGGGAGCAGGTGGCGCGCGTCTTCTTCGTCTGGGTGAGCGTCTACAACCTCTTCGTCGTCTCCATCTTCTGGAGCTTCATGGCGGACCTGTTCGTGAGCGAGCAGGGCCGGCGGCTCTTCGGCTTCATCGCCGCGGGGGGCACGGTGGGGATGTTGGTGGGGCCCTTCCTCGTCAAGCACCTGGCCGAGCCGCTGGGGGCCACCAACCTGATGCTCCTCACCGCGGTGCTGCTGGAGGTGAGCGCCCAATGCGTGCGGCGGTTGTCGCACCGGGGCGTCATCGTGCGGCCCCGGGAAGCGGCCGCCGAGGCGCCCGTGGGCGGTGGCATCTTCGACGGCTTCCGGCTGCTGTTCTCCTCGCCGCTGCTGCTGGGGCTGGGGCTGCAGATCCTCCTCTACGCCGCCACCTCCACCTTCCTCTACAACCAGCAGGCCCACATCGTGGCCTCGGTGGCCTCCGGCACCGACGCGCGCACCGCGGCCTTCGCCAACATCGACTTCTGGGTGCAGGCGCTCACGCTCGTGCTGCAGATGGTGGTGGCGGGACGCCTCATGGCGCGCTTTGGCCTGGGGCTGGTGATGGCCGTGGCCCCGCTGGTCACCGCCATCGGCTCGCTCTGGCTGGCGGTGGTGCCCTCCATGCTGGTGCTCATCGCCTTCAAGTCGCTGCGGGGCGCCACGCACTACTCCCTCGAGCGGCCCGCGCGCGAGGTCCTCTTCACCAGCGTGGACCGCGAGGCGAAGTACAAGTCCAAGGGCTTCATCGACACGGTGGTGTACCGCGGCAGCGACTCGGTGAGCTCCTGGCTGTACACGGGCCTCGACAAGCTGGGCATGGGCACCTCGGCGCTGTCCCTGGCCACGATTCCGCTGGCGGGCCTGTGGCTCGCGGTGTCCCTGTGGCTTGCCCGGCTCGCCCGGCACCCGCGGCCCGCCGCTGCTCCCGCCGCGACGCCCGCGCTGGCGTCTCCCGTGGACGCGGCGCGCTGA
- a CDS encoding 4-alpha-glucanotransferase has protein sequence MPRGNLPEDYRRHVTAALAALHVRNLVLSIHDPSFPSAPGEDTGRGSPYSEGGMGFLEFARELGFNGIQLGPQGQTSEDNASPYDGTLFSRNVLNVALAPLTHEETWGGLVRPERLQSLVSARPGGASRVTHRYAFRAQSEALEAAWEAFRHKRPQAAPGGPIAWLAEHFDTFRRQHHEWLERDALYDVLCLEHGRPYWKEWPSEWDRRLWSPRPGEEASFAKRRQVLLARYAAQVEAYAFQQFLVHSQHAALRERTAAWGLKLYGDLQIGFSPRDAWAYQGLFVGSYLMGAPPSRTNPEGQPWNYPVLDPGQYHAPPDSKSPYPGVRQPGPVLWFMGSRVNKMLSEYDGLRIDHPHGLVCPWVYRSGELNALHAVQNGARLFSSPDLPDHPELARWALVAPGQLDRSVPRYADGWVRELSQEQVRGYSAIFDAIIAAAHAHGRKVSDLLCEVLSTMPHPLRKVMEQYGLGRFRVTQKADLKNPRDVYRSENAAPQDWIMVGNHDTKSIWALAERWREEGEARAQADYLAWRLHPEDEGREDFARRLGEEPGLLVQAKFADLFASRAENVMVFFADLLGMKETYNAPGTVSEENWSLRVPQGYRREYGERLGSNGALNLPLALALALRAGGEAARARHAQLIAALERLATELRRG, from the coding sequence ATGCCCCGAGGAAACCTGCCCGAAGACTACCGGCGACACGTGACGGCGGCCCTGGCCGCGCTCCATGTGCGCAACCTGGTGTTGAGCATCCACGACCCCAGCTTCCCGAGCGCTCCGGGCGAGGACACCGGCCGGGGTTCGCCGTACTCGGAAGGGGGCATGGGCTTCCTCGAGTTCGCGCGCGAGCTGGGCTTCAACGGCATCCAGCTCGGCCCGCAGGGGCAGACGTCGGAGGACAATGCCTCGCCGTACGATGGGACGCTCTTCTCGCGCAACGTGCTGAACGTGGCGCTCGCGCCGCTCACGCACGAGGAGACGTGGGGCGGGCTGGTGCGTCCCGAGCGGTTGCAGTCCCTCGTCTCGGCGCGGCCGGGCGGGGCCTCGAGGGTGACGCACCGCTACGCCTTCCGGGCCCAGTCCGAGGCGCTGGAAGCGGCCTGGGAGGCCTTCCGGCACAAGCGGCCCCAGGCGGCCCCCGGTGGCCCTATCGCCTGGCTCGCCGAGCACTTCGACACCTTCCGGCGCCAGCACCACGAGTGGCTGGAGCGGGACGCGCTCTACGACGTGCTCTGCCTGGAGCATGGCCGCCCCTACTGGAAGGAGTGGCCGAGTGAGTGGGACCGGCGGCTGTGGAGCCCTCGTCCCGGCGAGGAGGCCTCGTTCGCCAAGCGCCGGCAGGTGCTGCTGGCCAGGTACGCGGCGCAGGTGGAGGCCTATGCCTTCCAGCAGTTCCTCGTGCACTCGCAGCACGCGGCGCTGCGCGAGCGCACGGCGGCGTGGGGCCTGAAGCTGTACGGGGATCTCCAGATTGGTTTCTCGCCGCGGGATGCCTGGGCGTACCAGGGGCTCTTCGTGGGCTCGTACCTGATGGGAGCGCCGCCCAGCCGCACCAATCCCGAGGGCCAGCCGTGGAACTACCCGGTGTTGGATCCGGGGCAGTACCACGCGCCTCCTGATTCCAAGAGCCCGTACCCCGGGGTGCGGCAGCCCGGGCCGGTGTTGTGGTTCATGGGCTCGCGGGTGAACAAGATGCTCTCCGAGTACGACGGGCTGCGCATCGACCATCCGCACGGCCTGGTGTGTCCCTGGGTGTACCGGTCCGGAGAGCTGAACGCGCTGCACGCGGTGCAGAACGGGGCGCGGCTGTTCTCCTCGCCGGATCTGCCGGACCATCCGGAGCTGGCGCGCTGGGCCCTCGTGGCGCCGGGGCAGTTGGATCGCTCGGTCCCGCGCTACGCGGATGGCTGGGTGCGCGAGCTGAGCCAGGAGCAGGTGCGCGGCTACAGCGCGATCTTCGACGCCATCATCGCCGCGGCGCACGCGCACGGGCGCAAGGTGTCGGACCTGCTGTGCGAGGTGTTGAGCACCATGCCCCATCCGTTGCGCAAGGTGATGGAGCAGTACGGGCTGGGGCGCTTCCGCGTGACGCAGAAGGCGGACCTGAAGAACCCGCGGGACGTGTACCGGAGCGAGAACGCCGCGCCCCAGGATTGGATCATGGTGGGCAACCACGACACGAAGTCCATCTGGGCCCTGGCGGAGCGGTGGCGCGAGGAGGGCGAGGCACGGGCCCAGGCGGACTACCTGGCGTGGCGGCTGCACCCGGAGGACGAGGGGCGCGAGGACTTCGCGCGGCGGCTGGGAGAGGAGCCGGGGCTGCTGGTGCAGGCGAAGTTCGCGGACCTCTTCGCCAGCCGGGCGGAGAACGTGATGGTGTTCTTCGCGGACCTGCTGGGCATGAAGGAGACGTACAACGCGCCCGGCACGGTGAGCGAGGAGAACTGGAGCCTGCGCGTTCCCCAGGGCTACCGGCGCGAGTACGGGGAGCGGCTCGGGAGCAACGGGGCGCTCAACCTGCCGCTGGCGCTGGCGCTGGCCCTGCGCGCGGGCGGTGAGGCGGCTCGCGCGCGGCACGCGCAGCTCATCGCGGCCCTGGAGCGGCTGGCCACGGAGCTGCGGCGCGGGTGA